In Companilactobacillus allii, one genomic interval encodes:
- a CDS encoding AzlD domain-containing protein has product MISRTVLLILIGSALVTWIPRITPFVLGKMVKFPAILSRFLGYLPLSILFALLLETVFNSKVGVVPIPKVDVVLALIPTVITAVALNDLMKTVVVGIISMAVVRLII; this is encoded by the coding sequence ATGATAAGTAGAACCGTGTTATTAATATTAATCGGGAGTGCCTTAGTTACGTGGATTCCACGGATCACTCCATTTGTGCTAGGAAAAATGGTCAAATTTCCAGCCATTCTTAGTAGATTTCTAGGGTATCTACCACTATCTATTCTTTTTGCATTATTATTAGAAACGGTATTCAATAGTAAAGTTGGAGTTGTCCCAATTCCTAAAGTTGATGTCGTTTTGGCATTAATCCCCACCGTTATAACGGCAGTGGCTCTTAATGATCTAATGAAAACAGTAGTTGTAGGGATTATTTCCATGGCAGTAGTTAGATTGATCATTTAG
- a CDS encoding ABC transporter ATP-binding protein has protein sequence MTILKLNNINKYFGEGSSRVHVLKDVNFTAKKGELNLVLGPSGSGKSTFLTIAGGLQTPSSGNVQLENADIKSLSNKQRDSLRLNNIGFILQAYNLIPYLTVKEQFQLVDKVKKNHNLDKEALESLLKQLDIDELINKYPGELSGGQNQRVAIARALYTKPDMVLADEPTAALDSQRVLEVGKIFHDLAHKHNISVIIVTHDLRLTEFADNIYQIMDGKMTLNNKENIKEAQS, from the coding sequence ATGACAATATTAAAATTAAATAATATAAATAAATACTTTGGTGAAGGTTCGAGTCGTGTACATGTACTAAAAGACGTTAATTTCACTGCCAAAAAAGGTGAACTCAACTTAGTTCTTGGTCCATCAGGATCAGGAAAGAGCACATTTTTAACTATTGCGGGTGGACTACAAACACCGTCAAGTGGGAATGTTCAATTAGAGAACGCGGATATCAAGTCTCTATCCAATAAACAACGTGATTCATTACGACTAAATAACATCGGATTCATTCTACAAGCATATAATCTAATACCGTATCTTACTGTTAAAGAACAGTTTCAATTAGTCGACAAAGTTAAAAAAAATCATAATCTGGATAAAGAGGCACTCGAATCATTACTTAAACAATTGGATATCGATGAATTAATCAACAAATATCCCGGTGAATTATCCGGTGGCCAAAATCAACGTGTAGCAATTGCCAGAGCGTTGTATACGAAACCAGATATGGTGCTAGCTGATGAACCCACAGCAGCACTTGATAGCCAAAGAGTTTTGGAAGTTGGGAAAATATTCCATGACTTAGCTCATAAACATAATATTTCAGTGATTATCGTTACACATGACCTGCGATTGACTGAATTTGCCGATAATATTTATCAAATAATGGATGGAAAAATGACCTTAAATAATAAAGAGAATATAAAAGAAGCCCAATCTTAA
- a CDS encoding TetR/AcrR family transcriptional regulator, translated as MASDTFKNLNKDKQERILDALLNEFSHHTLADAKVSRIVKESKIARGAFYKYFKDLNDAYEYIYHHALQEIHQSVSTDTTDGLTPDSYVEQIRNFITKSTNSRYYAIVKMHLLYNESFFISTFNNQVIIENEYFWATQVLIHDALKKIMINPESQEMILKKLDNVLHVLAKEDD; from the coding sequence ATGGCTTCTGATACATTCAAGAATTTAAATAAGGACAAGCAAGAACGTATTTTAGATGCTCTTTTAAATGAATTTTCACATCACACCCTGGCCGATGCCAAAGTGTCGAGAATAGTTAAAGAAAGTAAAATTGCACGTGGAGCTTTTTATAAATACTTTAAGGATCTAAACGATGCATATGAATACATCTATCATCATGCATTACAGGAAATACATCAAAGTGTTTCAACTGATACAACTGATGGCCTAACTCCAGATAGTTATGTTGAACAAATTAGAAATTTTATTACCAAAAGTACCAATAGCCGTTACTATGCCATTGTTAAGATGCACCTGCTCTATAATGAGAGCTTTTTTATTTCCACTTTCAATAATCAAGTGATAATTGAAAACGAATACTTTTGGGCAACACAGGTCCTAATTCATGATGCGCTAAAAAAAATCATGATTAATCCTGAGTCCCAAGAAATGATTTTAAAAAAATTAGACAATGTTTTACATGTTTTAGCAAAAGAGGATGATTAA
- the nrdD gene encoding anaerobic ribonucleoside-triphosphate reductase, which produces MYELKSQNILDTLKSISVLKRSGTKTDFYPYKIDFVLNKLIDDKEVINKIEYDLVYKYQDSFLIETSQLHDDLILLMNKYNYKASSKQYQEYFQLEQKNFEDATNIEENINKLFGNNERIVHENANKDSNIFNTQRDLEAGVTSRALGLKMLPELVAKAHLRGDLHWHDLDYSPVTPETNCCLIDFDEMLTNGFKIGNAWVSSPRSIQTATAQMSQIIANVASLQYGGCSANRIDQLLAPYAQLNYDKHMKDAKEWVAKNRREEFAKAKTKKDIYDAMQALEYEINTLYSSQGQTPFTTINFGLGTNWIEREIQKSILKIRIKGLGKEHRTAIFPKLTFTIKRGLNLNPQDPNYDIKELALECSTKRMYPDLLMYEKIKEITGSFKTPMGCRSFLQGWKDETGKEVNSGRMNLGVVTVNLPRIALESNGDINLFWEIFDEKMKLCKTALEYRVERTKEAKPENAPLLYMYGAFGKRLKAGDSVDELFKNQRATVSLGYIGLYEVCTKFFGGSFEDNKDAHEFAQSIVKALRDRCNKWAEESGYHYSLYSTPAESLTDTFCRDDINKFGKITDITDKEYYTNSFHYDVRKHPSPFAKLTFEEIFPHYASGGFIHYCEYPNLKQNPKALEAVWDWAYDHVGYLGTNTSIDQCFKCGFKGEFNATARGFVCPQCGNHDPQFCDVVKRTCGYLGNPQQRPMIHGRHVEIASRKKNMTPEMIQNAAQYEVSKQSDTQRMASQES; this is translated from the coding sequence ATGTACGAATTAAAAAGCCAAAATATACTGGATACTTTAAAGAGTATTTCAGTATTAAAAAGATCGGGAACCAAGACAGATTTTTATCCATACAAGATTGATTTTGTCTTAAATAAGTTGATTGACGATAAAGAAGTCATTAATAAAATTGAGTATGATTTGGTTTATAAATATCAAGATTCATTTTTGATTGAGACAAGCCAATTACATGATGATCTAATTCTTTTAATGAACAAATACAATTACAAAGCTTCTTCAAAACAGTATCAAGAATATTTTCAACTTGAGCAAAAGAACTTTGAGGATGCTACTAATATTGAAGAGAATATCAATAAACTTTTTGGCAATAACGAAAGAATTGTCCACGAAAATGCTAATAAGGACAGTAATATTTTTAATACACAACGTGACCTTGAAGCTGGGGTAACAAGTAGAGCTTTAGGATTGAAGATGTTACCAGAATTAGTTGCTAAAGCACATTTACGTGGTGATTTACATTGGCATGATCTGGATTATTCTCCAGTTACACCAGAAACTAATTGTTGCTTGATAGATTTTGATGAGATGTTAACTAATGGCTTTAAAATTGGTAATGCCTGGGTGTCTTCACCTAGATCCATTCAAACGGCAACTGCTCAGATGTCTCAAATCATTGCCAATGTAGCTTCTCTTCAATATGGAGGCTGTTCTGCAAACCGTATTGATCAATTACTGGCTCCATACGCACAATTGAATTATGACAAGCATATGAAAGATGCTAAAGAATGGGTCGCAAAAAATAGACGAGAAGAATTCGCAAAGGCTAAAACAAAAAAAGACATTTACGATGCAATGCAAGCCCTAGAGTATGAAATAAATACACTTTATTCTTCACAAGGACAGACACCTTTTACGACTATTAACTTTGGACTGGGAACAAATTGGATCGAGCGAGAAATTCAGAAGTCTATTTTAAAAATTAGAATAAAAGGATTAGGAAAAGAACATCGTACAGCAATTTTTCCTAAACTAACATTCACTATCAAACGTGGATTAAATTTGAATCCACAAGACCCAAACTATGACATCAAAGAGCTTGCCCTTGAATGTTCCACAAAACGTATGTATCCGGACTTATTAATGTATGAAAAAATTAAAGAAATTACTGGTAGTTTCAAGACGCCAATGGGATGTCGTTCATTTTTACAAGGCTGGAAGGATGAGACTGGTAAAGAGGTCAATTCAGGTCGAATGAATCTGGGTGTAGTAACTGTAAACTTGCCTCGTATTGCCTTGGAATCAAATGGTGATATTAATTTGTTTTGGGAAATTTTTGACGAAAAAATGAAACTTTGTAAAACAGCCTTAGAATATCGTGTTGAGCGTACTAAAGAAGCTAAACCCGAAAATGCTCCGTTATTGTATATGTATGGTGCATTTGGTAAAAGATTAAAGGCAGGTGACAGTGTGGATGAGTTATTTAAGAATCAACGTGCCACTGTGTCACTTGGCTATATCGGGCTGTATGAAGTTTGTACTAAATTTTTTGGTGGCAGTTTTGAAGATAATAAGGATGCTCATGAATTTGCACAGAGCATTGTAAAGGCTCTTAGAGACAGATGTAATAAGTGGGCAGAGGAAAGCGGATATCATTATAGCCTTTATTCCACACCTGCTGAATCGCTAACTGACACATTTTGTAGAGATGATATTAACAAATTTGGGAAAATCACCGATATTACAGATAAGGAATATTATACGAATAGTTTCCATTATGATGTTAGAAAACATCCATCACCATTTGCTAAGTTAACTTTTGAAGAGATTTTTCCACACTATGCATCGGGTGGATTCATCCATTATTGCGAATACCCTAATTTGAAACAAAATCCTAAAGCATTGGAAGCTGTCTGGGATTGGGCTTATGACCATGTCGGATATTTGGGAACTAATACTTCGATTGATCAGTGTTTCAAGTGTGGATTTAAAGGTGAATTCAATGCCACAGCTAGAGGATTCGTTTGTCCACAATGTGGTAATCATGATCCACAGTTTTGTGATGTTGTTAAGCGTACATGCGGTTACTTAGGTAATCCACAACAACGTCCAATGATTCATGGTAGACACGTAGAAATTGCTTCACGTAAAAAGAATATGACACCGGAGATGATACAAAATGCTGCACAATACGAGGTATCCAAACAATCCGACACCCAAAGAATGGCTAGCCAAGAATCTTAG
- the nrdG gene encoding anaerobic ribonucleoside-triphosphate reductase activating protein has translation MLHNTRYPNNPTPKEWLAKNLSQKFIADYKPFNFVDGEGVRCSLYVSGCPFHCPGCYNVAAQNFGYGKPYTQELEDRIITDLDHDYVQGLTLLGGEPFINTQVCLQLCKRVRKEFGHDKDIWSWTGYKWEELQKESDDKLELISLLDILVDGRFLKDKMDLTLQFRGSSNQRIIDVPETLKTGKVVIWSKLVK, from the coding sequence ATGCTGCACAATACGAGGTATCCAAACAATCCGACACCCAAAGAATGGCTAGCCAAGAATCTTAGTCAAAAGTTCATTGCTGATTATAAACCGTTCAATTTTGTCGATGGTGAGGGAGTTCGTTGTAGTCTTTATGTCAGCGGTTGTCCATTTCATTGTCCAGGTTGTTATAACGTTGCAGCACAGAATTTTGGCTATGGTAAGCCATATACACAGGAACTTGAAGATAGGATCATAACGGACCTTGACCATGATTATGTTCAAGGACTGACTCTTTTGGGTGGAGAACCATTCATTAATACTCAAGTTTGTTTGCAGTTATGTAAAAGAGTTCGTAAGGAATTTGGACATGACAAGGATATTTGGTCATGGACTGGATACAAATGGGAAGAATTGCAGAAAGAATCAGATGACAAATTAGAGTTGATATCGTTATTAGATATTTTAGTTGATGGAAGATTTTTAAAGGATAAGATGGATCTAACTTTACAATTCAGAGGTAGCTCCAATCAAAGAATTATCGATGTTCCGGAGACTTTAAAAACTGGCAAAGTTGTTATTTGGAGTAAATTGGTAAAATAG
- a CDS encoding heavy metal translocating P-type ATPase: MNSDKLKLYSTLTIGVVAFVFEFLLKEPLWSQVIISVLGLILALIMFVDMIKVLRSGNFGVDLLAITAIAATILLGQYWAGWIVLLMLTGGDTLEEYAANKAKSELKTLLDNTPSKAHLMIDGVVKDRDIDDVKVGDILLIRPKEQVPVDGIVIEGESNVDESSLTGESVPINISKDSHVMSGSINSEVPFKMKAEKIAADSEYQAIVRLVKESATNPARFVRLADKYAVPFTLIAYVIAAIAWYISKDPIRIAQVLVVASPCPLILAAPIAFVSGMSRTSRNGIIVKSGTALEKISSAKSIAFDKTGTITKGKLVVDNFAVKNNFDEDEVLIYAASIEQSSSHVMAQVIVDFAVDKGLKLKNAENVKEITAQGIVGVIDGLEIRVGQEDFITNESVNEVSGSGVYVSIDGKYAGVYSLLDQIRPESKATIQRLKDFDIKNIMMISGDKKEATESVASEVGITQTYPTSLPADKVKIIQSLHKDYRPVIMIGDGVNDAPALALADAGIAMGYKGANAASESADAVILKDDLSKVGDVVKISRDTLKIAREAVLIGIFICIILMIIAGFGLIPTIIGAMLQEVVDTVTILYALRARSDKL, encoded by the coding sequence ATGAATTCAGACAAATTGAAACTGTATAGTACATTAACCATTGGTGTTGTTGCCTTTGTTTTTGAGTTTTTGCTAAAAGAACCCCTTTGGTCTCAAGTTATTATTAGTGTTTTAGGATTGATATTGGCACTGATTATGTTCGTTGATATGATCAAGGTTTTGAGAAGTGGGAATTTTGGTGTCGATTTGTTGGCCATAACTGCAATTGCTGCAACAATATTATTGGGTCAGTATTGGGCTGGATGGATTGTTTTGTTGATGCTAACAGGTGGTGATACTCTTGAAGAGTATGCAGCAAATAAGGCTAAAAGTGAGCTAAAAACTTTATTAGATAATACACCTTCTAAAGCACACTTAATGATTGATGGTGTGGTTAAGGATAGAGATATTGACGATGTTAAAGTTGGAGATATTTTACTGATTCGTCCAAAAGAACAAGTTCCAGTTGATGGTATTGTGATTGAAGGTGAATCAAACGTTGATGAATCTTCATTGACAGGAGAATCGGTTCCAATCAATATTTCTAAGGATTCACATGTTATGTCAGGATCAATTAATAGTGAAGTACCATTTAAAATGAAAGCTGAAAAAATTGCTGCAGATAGTGAATATCAAGCGATTGTAAGATTAGTTAAAGAGTCCGCCACTAATCCAGCACGTTTTGTAAGATTAGCTGATAAATACGCTGTTCCGTTCACTTTGATTGCGTATGTGATTGCAGCAATAGCATGGTATATCTCAAAAGATCCGATTAGAATTGCGCAGGTCTTGGTTGTCGCTTCACCATGTCCACTTATATTGGCAGCACCGATTGCTTTTGTATCAGGGATGAGTCGTACTAGTAGGAATGGTATTATCGTTAAATCTGGAACGGCATTGGAGAAAATTTCATCGGCTAAGTCAATTGCCTTTGATAAAACTGGAACAATTACAAAAGGAAAATTAGTAGTTGATAATTTTGCTGTGAAAAATAATTTTGATGAAGACGAAGTGTTAATATATGCAGCGTCAATCGAGCAAAGTTCTAGTCATGTTATGGCACAAGTCATTGTGGATTTTGCTGTAGATAAGGGATTGAAGCTTAAGAACGCTGAAAATGTTAAAGAAATAACGGCCCAAGGTATTGTTGGTGTAATCGATGGATTAGAAATACGAGTTGGTCAAGAGGACTTCATTACGAATGAATCTGTCAATGAAGTAAGTGGTTCAGGTGTTTATGTGTCAATTGATGGTAAGTACGCCGGTGTTTATAGCCTTCTTGATCAAATTAGACCAGAGTCTAAGGCAACAATTCAACGTTTAAAGGATTTTGATATCAAAAATATTATGATGATATCTGGAGACAAAAAAGAAGCAACCGAATCAGTTGCTTCAGAGGTTGGAATCACACAAACATATCCAACTAGTTTGCCAGCAGATAAAGTGAAAATCATTCAAAGCCTACATAAGGATTATCGCCCGGTTATTATGATTGGGGATGGCGTTAATGATGCTCCAGCATTAGCTTTAGCAGATGCTGGTATAGCTATGGGATACAAGGGAGCTAATGCCGCTAGTGAATCAGCTGATGCAGTTATTTTAAAGGATGATCTAAGTAAAGTGGGGGATGTTGTTAAGATCTCTCGTGATACTTTAAAAATTGCCCGTGAAGCTGTTTTGATCGGTATTTTCATTTGTATAATTCTAATGATAATTGCTGGATTCGGATTGATTCCCACTATAATTGGTGCGATGTTGCAAGAAGTAGTTGATACAGTGACTATTCTTTATGCATTACGTGCTAGAAGCGACAAATTATAA
- a CDS encoding DNA-3-methyladenine glycosylase encodes MDIQNYFENNETMDIAKDMLGHTFTYNSDQGIFSGIIVETEAYLGIKDMAAHSYNGRHTKANDPLYQPGGTIYIYSIHSWLDMDISIQKAGVPNGILIRGIQPLKGLEMMEENRHKTGFDVSNGPAKWIRSFGIRDKQLSGTFLNSDNFIFSTKKVQIPKNILATPRIGVPNKEPWTSKKMRFIVEGNPYVSKIYKKDMDLDSYGWL; translated from the coding sequence TTGGATATACAAAATTACTTTGAAAATAACGAAACAATGGACATTGCCAAAGACATGCTAGGCCATACTTTTACGTATAATTCTGATCAAGGAATTTTTTCAGGTATCATTGTAGAAACAGAAGCATACCTAGGAATAAAAGATATGGCAGCACATAGTTATAACGGCCGACACACTAAAGCTAATGATCCCTTATACCAGCCTGGTGGGACCATTTATATCTATTCAATACATAGCTGGCTTGATATGGATATCAGCATTCAAAAAGCTGGTGTTCCAAACGGTATCTTGATCCGTGGTATTCAACCACTAAAAGGTCTAGAAATGATGGAAGAAAATCGCCACAAAACTGGATTTGACGTGTCAAATGGACCAGCAAAATGGATCAGGTCCTTTGGTATAAGGGATAAGCAGTTATCAGGAACATTCTTAAACTCAGATAATTTTATTTTTTCAACAAAAAAAGTCCAGATTCCCAAAAACATCTTGGCAACACCTAGAATTGGTGTCCCAAATAAGGAACCATGGACTTCTAAAAAAATGCGTTTTATCGTTGAAGGTAATCCGTATGTATCCAAAATATACAAAAAGGATATGGATTTGGATTCATATGGTTGGTTATAA
- a CDS encoding N-formylglutamate amidohydrolase, translating to MQRIDYFNSTLHDYPIIFSLPHSGTYVPDEMKQDLISNVRLTNTDWFLKELYDFLPDMGFTTIQNNVNRYVADPNRQNFFLDTTHNAIPNKNSFDHPLYNVPLSNITIRNRMDDYYLPYHQLLTELITKKLEVFDDIYLVDLHSFYYYPRFEKMSPADFVIGNDYDGTSTSINRLWLTNKLFENKYTVSDNFPFTGGKITKHFGKNEHINSMQVEIRYNKYIEDRDFGEETLTNFDSKLFKETQSNLKKIALDLQQNLISI from the coding sequence ATGCAAAGAATTGATTATTTCAACTCAACTTTACATGATTATCCAATCATTTTTAGCCTACCACATAGCGGTACATACGTTCCTGATGAAATGAAGCAAGATTTAATATCTAATGTACGATTAACTAATACCGATTGGTTCTTAAAGGAATTGTATGATTTCTTACCAGACATGGGATTTACAACTATTCAAAACAATGTAAACCGTTATGTTGCTGACCCAAACAGGCAAAATTTCTTTTTGGATACTACGCACAACGCTATCCCTAATAAAAATTCTTTTGATCATCCACTGTACAATGTTCCTTTGAGCAATATCACTATAAGAAATAGAATGGATGATTATTATTTACCGTATCACCAGTTACTGACAGAATTAATTACCAAAAAACTAGAAGTGTTTGACGATATTTATTTAGTAGATCTACACAGTTTTTACTATTACCCTAGATTTGAAAAAATGTCACCGGCTGATTTTGTTATTGGTAACGACTACGATGGCACGAGTACTTCAATCAATCGCCTATGGTTAACTAACAAACTATTTGAAAACAAATACACTGTCTCTGATAATTTCCCATTTACCGGTGGTAAAATAACTAAACATTTCGGTAAAAATGAACATATCAACAGTATGCAAGTGGAGATACGCTACAATAAATACATTGAGGATAGAGACTTTGGCGAAGAGACATTGACTAATTTTGATAGTAAATTATTCAAAGAAACTCAATCAAATTTAAAAAAGATTGCATTAGATCTACAACAAAATCTTATTAGTATATAA
- the metK gene encoding methionine adenosyltransferase: protein MSKNYLFTSESVSEGHPDKVADQISDAILDAILAKDKDARVACETTVTTGLVLVVGEISTSAYVDIQNVVRNTIKEIGYDGTNPGFDGNSCAVLVALDEQSPDIAQGVDDALEKRGQDKDYDPLDQIGAGDQGFVFGFATNETKEYMPLPISLAHKLMRKTAEVRKNKTIDYLMPDAKSQVTVEYDENDKPIRVDTIVLSTQHKAEATLEQVQKDIKKYVIDEVVPSNLIDDKTKFLINPTGRFVIGGPEGDSGLTGRKVIVDTYGGFARHGGGAFSGKDATKVDRSASYAARYIAKNLVAAGIAEKVEIQIAYAIGVARPVSIHVDTFGTSDYSEEQIVECIDKYFDLRPLGIIEMLDLQRPIYKQTAAYGHFGRTDIELPWEELDKVDDIKSFFKD from the coding sequence ATGTCAAAGAATTACTTATTTACTTCTGAATCTGTTTCAGAAGGACATCCAGATAAAGTCGCAGATCAAATTAGTGATGCGATTCTTGATGCCATTTTAGCTAAAGATAAAGATGCACGTGTTGCCTGCGAAACAACCGTTACTACTGGCTTAGTATTGGTTGTCGGTGAGATTTCAACATCGGCTTATGTTGATATTCAAAACGTTGTTCGTAATACTATCAAAGAAATCGGATATGATGGTACAAATCCTGGTTTTGATGGTAATAGTTGTGCTGTTCTAGTTGCACTTGACGAACAATCACCTGATATTGCACAAGGTGTTGATGATGCGCTTGAAAAACGTGGACAAGATAAAGATTATGATCCATTGGATCAAATCGGTGCTGGGGATCAAGGTTTTGTATTTGGTTTTGCTACAAACGAAACTAAAGAATACATGCCACTTCCCATTTCATTAGCTCATAAACTTATGCGTAAAACCGCAGAAGTTAGAAAGAACAAAACAATTGACTACTTGATGCCAGATGCAAAGTCACAAGTAACAGTTGAATACGATGAAAACGACAAGCCAATACGTGTTGATACGATTGTCTTAAGTACACAGCATAAAGCTGAAGCTACTCTAGAACAAGTACAAAAAGATATCAAAAAATACGTTATCGACGAAGTTGTGCCAAGTAATTTAATTGATGATAAGACTAAGTTTTTGATTAATCCAACTGGTCGCTTTGTTATTGGAGGACCTGAAGGTGATTCTGGTCTAACTGGTAGAAAAGTTATTGTTGATACTTATGGTGGATTTGCTCGCCATGGTGGTGGTGCATTTTCAGGTAAGGACGCAACTAAAGTTGATCGTTCTGCTAGTTATGCTGCAAGATATATCGCTAAGAATCTTGTTGCCGCTGGAATCGCTGAAAAGGTTGAAATCCAAATTGCTTATGCCATTGGTGTTGCAAGACCGGTTTCAATTCACGTAGATACATTTGGTACCAGTGATTATTCAGAAGAACAGATTGTTGAATGCATTGATAAGTATTTTGATTTAAGACCATTGGGTATTATTGAGATGCTTGATTTGCAAAGACCAATTTATAAACAAACAGCTGCATATGGCCATTTTGGACGTACAGATATTGAACTTCCATGGGAAGAACTTGATAAGGTTGATGACATCAAGAGCTTCTTCAAGGATTAG
- a CDS encoding MDR family MFS transporter translates to MEQKNKSNIAIVTTAIFIATFMTAVEGTIVSTAMPTIIGSLHGVKLMNWVFSIYLLMTAVSTPIYGKLSDIIGRKPVLLFGLGLFIVGSTLCAMSNSMMTLIMARVIQGLGSGAIQPLTFTIIADIYPLDKRAKILGFNGSAWGIAAILAPLLGGFIVEKLSWHWIFLINLPVGLITMALIWIFLKEEKREHDKVKIDYTGTALLVLILLPLMLALQNLSSANVFIPIGLVLVSVISVFLFIKVEKRVADPILPLQLFKNKTFIIQNIIALLVSGFLIGFEAYIPTWMQGILGLSPSMGGFAVTPSSVVWIIGSFWAGSLIKKMAPNRVIYISLIFLGLANVALLFANVSSPFVYFCGLAAVAGLGFGLTITTTTVTTQTVVAPENVGVATSFNTLLRTIGQSMMVSVYGIILNTALIKGAAENKKITVDMMNQLIDPQTASSLPVELLPKMRQILFSGLHNMYIASLVLLILGLILNAFELKNKKILGSEQ, encoded by the coding sequence ATGGAACAAAAAAATAAATCAAATATAGCAATTGTTACCACAGCAATTTTTATTGCTACATTTATGACGGCGGTCGAAGGAACGATTGTTTCAACGGCTATGCCCACAATTATTGGAAGTTTACATGGGGTTAAATTAATGAATTGGGTTTTCTCAATTTATTTGTTAATGACAGCCGTGTCCACACCAATTTATGGTAAATTATCAGATATTATAGGGCGTAAACCAGTTTTGTTATTTGGACTAGGATTATTCATCGTGGGATCAACGCTTTGTGCAATGTCTAATTCAATGATGACATTGATAATGGCACGTGTTATTCAAGGATTAGGATCAGGGGCTATCCAGCCACTAACATTTACAATTATTGCTGATATTTATCCATTGGATAAACGTGCCAAGATTCTTGGATTCAATGGTTCGGCGTGGGGAATAGCTGCAATTTTGGCTCCTTTACTAGGTGGATTCATTGTTGAAAAATTGAGTTGGCATTGGATATTCTTGATCAACTTACCTGTTGGATTGATCACAATGGCTTTAATTTGGATCTTCTTAAAAGAAGAGAAGCGAGAACATGATAAGGTGAAAATTGATTACACCGGAACAGCATTATTAGTTCTGATACTTTTACCATTAATGTTAGCTTTACAAAATCTAAGTTCTGCCAATGTATTTATTCCTATCGGATTAGTACTTGTTTCAGTTATTTCAGTATTTTTGTTTATTAAAGTTGAAAAAAGAGTGGCAGATCCAATCTTGCCATTACAATTATTTAAAAATAAAACATTTATCATTCAAAATATTATTGCATTACTAGTAAGTGGTTTTTTGATTGGATTTGAAGCTTATATTCCAACATGGATGCAAGGAATTCTCGGACTAAGTCCTTCTATGGGAGGCTTTGCGGTAACACCAAGTTCAGTTGTCTGGATCATTGGATCGTTTTGGGCTGGATCATTGATCAAAAAAATGGCTCCCAATCGTGTTATCTATATAAGTCTGATTTTTCTTGGATTAGCCAACGTAGCATTATTATTTGCAAACGTTTCATCACCATTTGTATATTTCTGTGGTTTGGCTGCAGTTGCTGGATTAGGATTTGGACTAACGATAACGACGACGACTGTAACAACGCAAACTGTTGTTGCACCTGAAAATGTCGGTGTTGCAACTAGTTTTAACACCTTATTACGTACGATTGGTCAATCAATGATGGTTTCAGTTTATGGTATTATTCTTAACACTGCCTTAATTAAAGGTGCAGCTGAGAATAAAAAAATAACTGTCGATATGATGAATCAATTGATTGATCCACAAACCGCCAGTTCCTTACCAGTAGAGCTTTTACCCAAAATGAGACAAATTCTTTTTTCTGGATTGCACAATATGTATATCGCATCTCTAGTATTATTAATATTAGGCCTAATTTTAAACGCCTTTGAGCTTAAGAATAAGAAAATTCTTGGTTCTGAACAATAG